In Sulfuricurvum sp., the following are encoded in one genomic region:
- the mqnP gene encoding menaquinone biosynthesis prenyltransferase MqnP → MKRIAKRLRDFNELVMFQHSVFSLPFIFIAMIVAANGWFGFKLLILGALAAISARNTAMGFNRYVDRAYDVHNPRTANRPSVDGRLEGSSIAIFTLVNALVFIGVTYMVNEMAFYLSVPVLIVLLSYSYFKRFSSMAHIVLGISLGLAPMAGAIAVLSSVPLWSLWLSIGVMFWVAGFDLLYSLQDMEFDKTNKLHSIPSKYGSGATLKISFLFHLLTIVFWGLFVYEAHLGLSVWGGVFLSILMLGYEHYLVRLDFTKIDRAFFTVNGYLGFVFFGCVILDKVLV, encoded by the coding sequence GTGAAAAGAATTGCGAAACGGTTGAGAGATTTTAATGAGTTGGTGATGTTTCAACACAGTGTTTTTTCTCTCCCGTTTATTTTTATCGCTATGATCGTTGCGGCGAATGGATGGTTTGGATTTAAATTACTTATTTTAGGGGCATTAGCGGCAATCAGTGCACGTAATACGGCGATGGGGTTTAATCGCTATGTAGACCGTGCCTATGATGTTCACAACCCCCGTACTGCCAACCGACCGAGTGTTGATGGGCGATTAGAGGGGAGTTCTATCGCAATTTTTACATTGGTTAATGCATTGGTATTTATCGGGGTAACCTATATGGTGAATGAGATGGCATTTTATCTAAGTGTACCGGTTCTTATCGTTTTGCTCAGTTACTCCTATTTTAAACGGTTTAGCTCAATGGCGCATATCGTTTTGGGGATATCGTTGGGATTGGCTCCGATGGCGGGGGCTATCGCTGTTTTATCCTCTGTTCCGCTATGGTCACTTTGGCTCAGTATCGGGGTTATGTTTTGGGTAGCAGGATTTGATCTGCTTTATTCCCTGCAAGATATGGAGTTTGATAAAACCAATAAACTTCACTCAATCCCCTCAAAATACGGCAGTGGTGCTACACTAAAAATCTCTTTTCTATTCCATTTATTGACAATTGTATTTTGGGGATTGTTTGTTTATGAAGCACACTTGGGATTAAGCGTATGGGGTGGTGTTTTTTTATCGATACTTATGTTAGGATATGAGCACTATTTGGTTCGGCTCGATTTTACAAAGATCGATCGTGCTTTTTTTACCGTTAACGGCTATTTGGGTTTTGTCTTTTTTGGATGTGTAATTTTAGATAAGGTATTGGTATGA
- the miaA gene encoding tRNA (adenosine(37)-N6)-dimethylallyltransferase MiaA gives MKQLAIIGSTASGKSDLALSLAHKHNAIILSIDSLSIYREIDIASAKPSKEELASVYHFGIDVLKPDVNATVFTFIDEYHRAVSYAHAHSKNLIIVGGSSFYLKSMVDGLSYVPPITDETKENASVMLHNLFDTYQFLADIDPISMDKITPTDAYRIEKMLHLYLQTSTPPSLWFKEHPPQPIIHECPILNIESERSYLRERIGLRTHKMVCNDLIDEVAELERLYGRIPNSMKAIGIIETLEFLDGKITKNQLIEDISTHTAQLAKRQQTFNAHQFKEVINGSVKELYDRATITLMHP, from the coding sequence ATGAAACAATTAGCGATTATCGGCTCAACTGCCTCAGGGAAAAGTGATTTAGCACTCTCACTTGCTCACAAACACAATGCCATTATCCTCTCCATCGATTCGCTCAGTATCTACCGTGAAATCGACATTGCATCGGCAAAACCTTCCAAAGAAGAGCTCGCAAGCGTCTATCATTTTGGAATCGATGTTTTAAAGCCCGATGTAAATGCCACCGTATTTACCTTTATCGACGAATACCACCGTGCAGTAAGTTATGCCCATGCCCACTCTAAAAATCTCATTATCGTCGGCGGGAGCAGTTTTTATCTCAAAAGTATGGTTGATGGACTCTCCTATGTCCCCCCTATTACGGATGAGACAAAAGAGAACGCATCAGTGATGCTTCATAATCTTTTCGACACCTATCAATTTCTTGCAGATATCGATCCGATCAGCATGGATAAAATTACCCCTACAGATGCGTACAGAATCGAAAAAATGCTCCATCTTTATCTCCAAACCTCTACTCCACCCTCTCTATGGTTTAAAGAGCATCCTCCGCAACCGATTATTCACGAGTGCCCTATCCTCAATATAGAGAGCGAACGTTCCTATTTACGTGAACGGATTGGATTGCGTACCCATAAAATGGTTTGTAACGACTTGATCGATGAAGTGGCTGAGCTGGAGCGTCTGTATGGGAGAATTCCCAATAGTATGAAAGCGATTGGCATCATCGAAACATTAGAGTTTTTGGATGGCAAAATTACGAAAAATCAACTAATCGAGGATATTTCAACTCACACGGCTCAACTCGCCAAGCGTCAACAGACCTTTAATGCCCATCAGTTTAAAGAGGTGATAAACGGATCAGTGAAAGAGTTATACGATAGGGCTACAATAACCCTAATGCATCCTTAG
- a CDS encoding tetratricopeptide repeat protein encodes MIRFLLLFIWLPLFALDISIQSGKESSEPYSILHLRDTKPFNCVSTKNDFDQISRIECTLNDSSTLPNINNPHFTLAKTASILIITPKTKIALFPVGFDLRYDSQIYTANAKGVNHWNIIGYSKTIPMLPNEKRSSNGINLPMKLAKESYPYVGGLDLKGNPIKMKNVEDVNGYMDLKKAYAASDYTKVLYIAQDILKHYPKTIFSNELILYQIRAYYAMGNYEGLLPLSKQFLRQYSGDPNMAEVLAYTGDAYSQMGQNSDSDYFYDRLFSEHPSELFAQKGMYYKAKHLEVVGSPTKAAKYYREALSRTKDVDLASACAFELAQMEIGGKTPEKARDYIDKIARVNPHYFTKVTPESLEMIDILDGRKDYLIAAKITQSLIEGVNHKSPEHGKLLKNLGILYAEAGKKNQALDAFNEYLKLFPYGEYLTEVQRQKDGLFFEKEDGNNTSGIKKYDELIERYGNDSIGNKALYKKAQLLFKQGKYDEILKMENELYKLDTTAYPDANGLIGKSAIEITKKNLQNSKCEEAMSMHKMYQIKLPTEWDGLTFECALKMSKFPLAEQLVSKNIKSKDMATRQQWLYRSIKMNFALGEYKKALSGGRDLSALLSVQQNPPLNDAYRILFDSAQRSGDSVNMVQYIKECENVFGSDFKDIERYTQMMSLGLSRKDEAMVQTYGQKVIALQKRTKTATQSPFVEFTLAQSLINQDKNKEALEILKGLNGVKLSDEKRSRQYYLMGSLSMKLGNNTEARSSFNASIKADKNSAWGKLAKDALGLL; translated from the coding sequence ATGATACGCTTTTTATTGCTGTTCATTTGGCTCCCTTTATTCGCATTAGATATCTCTATCCAAAGCGGTAAAGAGTCTTCTGAACCGTACAGTATTTTGCACCTGCGTGATACAAAACCTTTCAACTGTGTTTCAACAAAAAATGATTTTGATCAAATTAGTCGAATTGAATGTACATTGAACGATTCATCTACTCTTCCCAATATTAATAATCCCCATTTTACATTAGCCAAAACAGCCTCAATATTGATAATTACCCCTAAAACTAAAATAGCACTTTTTCCGGTTGGATTTGATCTTCGATACGATTCTCAGATTTATACAGCAAATGCAAAAGGTGTTAACCATTGGAATATTATCGGCTATAGTAAAACCATTCCGATGCTTCCCAATGAAAAACGTTCATCTAATGGTATTAACCTTCCGATGAAGCTTGCTAAAGAGTCATATCCTTATGTAGGAGGACTTGATCTTAAAGGCAATCCAATTAAGATGAAAAATGTTGAAGATGTTAACGGATACATGGATCTTAAAAAAGCGTATGCTGCGAGTGATTATACAAAAGTACTTTACATTGCTCAAGACATCTTAAAACATTATCCTAAAACCATCTTTTCTAATGAATTGATTTTATACCAAATCCGTGCTTACTATGCGATGGGAAATTACGAAGGATTGTTACCACTATCAAAACAGTTTTTACGTCAGTATTCGGGTGATCCGAACATGGCTGAGGTGTTAGCGTACACAGGAGATGCCTACAGTCAAATGGGACAAAATAGTGATTCGGATTATTTTTATGACCGACTCTTTAGTGAACATCCCAGTGAGCTATTTGCCCAAAAAGGGATGTATTATAAAGCAAAACATCTCGAAGTTGTTGGTAGCCCCACTAAGGCGGCAAAATATTATCGAGAAGCACTTTCTCGAACGAAAGATGTTGATTTAGCCTCTGCTTGTGCATTTGAATTAGCGCAGATGGAGATAGGGGGGAAAACCCCCGAAAAAGCGCGTGACTATATTGATAAAATTGCACGCGTAAATCCCCACTATTTTACAAAGGTGACTCCTGAATCACTAGAAATGATTGATATTTTAGATGGACGAAAAGATTACCTTATTGCCGCAAAAATTACCCAAAGCTTGATTGAAGGTGTGAACCATAAATCTCCGGAGCATGGCAAACTACTAAAAAATTTAGGAATTTTATACGCAGAAGCGGGGAAGAAAAATCAAGCACTTGATGCCTTTAATGAATATCTAAAGCTTTTTCCTTATGGGGAGTATTTAACTGAAGTACAACGACAAAAAGATGGGTTATTTTTTGAGAAAGAAGATGGGAATAACACTAGTGGTATCAAAAAATACGATGAATTGATAGAACGTTACGGAAACGATTCGATAGGGAATAAAGCTCTTTATAAAAAAGCTCAATTACTTTTTAAACAGGGCAAATATGATGAGATATTGAAAATGGAGAATGAGTTGTATAAACTCGATACCACTGCTTATCCGGATGCTAACGGATTAATCGGTAAAAGTGCAATAGAGATAACTAAGAAAAATTTACAAAATAGCAAATGCGAAGAGGCAATGTCGATGCATAAAATGTATCAGATAAAGCTACCGACAGAGTGGGATGGATTAACATTTGAGTGCGCTTTAAAAATGAGCAAATTTCCCCTTGCAGAACAATTAGTGAGTAAAAATATCAAGTCCAAAGATATGGCAACGCGTCAACAATGGCTTTATCGGTCGATAAAGATGAATTTTGCCCTTGGAGAATATAAAAAAGCACTTTCAGGGGGGAGGGACTTGAGTGCATTGTTAAGTGTTCAGCAAAATCCTCCCCTTAATGATGCTTATCGAATCCTTTTTGACAGTGCGCAACGCAGTGGTGATAGCGTAAACATGGTACAGTATATAAAAGAGTGTGAAAATGTATTTGGGAGCGATTTTAAAGATATAGAACGTTATACCCAAATGATGAGTTTGGGGCTAAGCCGTAAAGATGAAGCGATGGTTCAAACTTACGGACAAAAAGTGATAGCATTACAAAAACGGACTAAAACAGCGACACAATCCCCATTTGTTGAATTTACGTTGGCACAATCGTTGATTAATCAGGATAAAAATAAAGAGGCGTTAGAAATTTTAAAAGGGTTAAACGGAGTGAAGCTCTCCGATGAAAAACGTTCACGCCAATACTATTTGATGGGGTCACTCTCTATGAAACTCGGTAATAATACCGAAGCGCGCTCCTCTTTTAATGCTAGTATAAAAGCCGATAAAAACTCGGCATGGGGAAAATTGGCTAAGGATGCATTAGGGTTATTGTAG
- the nuoN gene encoding NADH-quinone oxidoreductase subunit NuoN — protein sequence MLEPATISLASLNISTMAPMLIAIVGALAILCIDLLKEGLHRSFYVMVSLLFLLLDLGAVIDFGQIFLKSGTVLGMFDMMLIDGLAIISQIIIVGGSMLFIPLALTSKRFHEYHYPEYFALFLFMIAGFQFMVATDNLILIFVGLETASLALYTMIALHNRSKSFEAAVKYFTMGALAAGFFAFGSMILYAITGSVEINKIAVTLAKDEYVNIGFVLTAVVFMIAAFGFKLSMVPFHTWTPDVYEGSSAPLAGYMSIVPKLAAFVVAMRLFEFLVHSGVVWLQVILYVGVVVTMTASNIWALVQSDVKRMLAYSSISHAGFVMAAILIGTTQSNTGLFLYWALFSFTNLGAFAMLWISRQKNLLPGQSSDHPYEKFAGLVHTMPMAAVMMGLFMLSLAGIPPFGLFLGKMYMIGSAVTGGYTVLALIMALNSAIAAYYYLKLIVFMFMKDPIPQYQKYYLMNASLSLKTIIGIAAVVTIFALVAVNPLLKVLTLFVYNSGY from the coding sequence ATGTTAGAGCCGGCTACTATCTCCCTCGCGTCGCTAAATATTTCGACTATGGCACCAATGCTTATCGCTATTGTAGGTGCTTTGGCTATTTTATGTATTGACTTACTCAAAGAGGGGCTTCACCGTTCTTTTTATGTTATGGTGAGTTTATTATTTTTGTTACTTGATTTGGGCGCTGTGATTGATTTCGGACAAATCTTTCTTAAAAGCGGTACAGTACTCGGTATGTTTGATATGATGCTGATTGATGGGCTTGCTATCATCTCACAGATTATTATCGTGGGTGGTTCAATGCTTTTTATCCCTTTAGCATTAACCTCAAAACGTTTCCATGAATACCACTATCCAGAGTATTTTGCCCTTTTCTTATTTATGATTGCCGGTTTTCAGTTTATGGTGGCAACCGATAATTTGATTTTGATTTTCGTTGGATTAGAAACAGCTTCATTGGCATTGTACACAATGATTGCATTGCATAACCGATCTAAATCGTTTGAAGCTGCGGTAAAATATTTCACTATGGGTGCATTAGCTGCAGGTTTTTTCGCATTCGGTTCGATGATTTTGTATGCGATTACCGGTTCAGTTGAAATCAACAAAATAGCCGTAACGCTAGCCAAAGATGAATACGTTAATATCGGTTTCGTCCTTACTGCAGTAGTTTTCATGATTGCTGCATTTGGATTTAAACTCTCAATGGTACCGTTTCACACATGGACACCGGACGTTTATGAAGGCTCATCTGCGCCATTGGCAGGATACATGTCTATCGTCCCTAAACTTGCAGCTTTTGTTGTGGCAATGCGTCTGTTTGAATTTTTGGTTCATAGCGGTGTTGTATGGCTTCAAGTAATTTTATACGTAGGTGTTGTTGTCACTATGACGGCATCGAATATTTGGGCATTGGTACAAAGTGATGTTAAACGTATGTTGGCGTACAGTTCAATCTCTCATGCCGGTTTTGTTATGGCGGCTATTTTGATCGGTACAACCCAATCTAATACAGGACTCTTTTTGTATTGGGCACTTTTTAGCTTTACCAATCTCGGAGCATTTGCTATGTTATGGATAAGCCGTCAAAAAAACCTCCTTCCGGGTCAAAGTTCAGACCATCCGTACGAGAAATTTGCGGGACTTGTTCATACAATGCCAATGGCGGCCGTGATGATGGGATTATTTATGCTCTCCCTTGCGGGTATCCCTCCGTTTGGACTTTTTTTGGGTAAAATGTATATGATCGGTTCAGCGGTAACCGGAGGATATACTGTATTGGCACTGATTATGGCATTGAACTCTGCTATTGCAGCGTACTACTATCTTAAACTGATTGTCTTTATGTTTATGAAAGATCCGATTCCACAGTACCAAAAATACTATTTAATGAATGCCTCATTATCATTAAAAACCATTATCGGTATTGCTGCGGTAGTAACTATCTTCGCTTTGGTTGCCGTTAATCCACTTCTTAAAGTTCTTACATTATTTGTGTATAATAGCGGGTATTAA
- a CDS encoding NADH-quinone oxidoreductase subunit M, protein MQEHILSILIFFPALAAMLGFVVHKDSARAYGITVAAVEFFLSLWLWKMYDPMTSGMQFMESAPLISAFGINYLVGIDGISLFIIILSTFFTMIGIASLTETRRIKDLIITLLFLEMTMVGVFAALDAIVFYVFWELSLIPMLYIIGAWGGPLRIYASIKFFLYTFTGSLVMLVGMLFMAYFYFQATGQWSFSLLEWYRLILPANFQMWLFAAFFLGFAIKVPMFPFHTWLPYAHGQAPTIGSVILAAILLKMGTYAFVRFSLPLFPDASVAFMFPIAILAIIMIVYTAMVAYAQEDIKQVVAYSSVSHMGVIILGTFALNVEGISGSVFLMIAHGVVSGALFLLVGVIYDRRHTKLMSEFGGLASVMPRYATIFGIMMMASVGLPLTINFVGEFLSLLGFYKQSHSYTLVAGTAIIVGAIYMLSAYKKAFFGPVTKEENKNLKDINRTELYGLIPLVIIAIWLGVYPKPVLEPINNSVEAIVQLMHDKAQTPEAQKRIPNLTQSDSMNSVQEAH, encoded by the coding sequence ATGCAAGAACATATTTTATCGATTTTGATTTTCTTTCCGGCATTGGCAGCAATGCTTGGATTTGTGGTTCACAAAGATAGCGCGCGTGCATACGGTATTACCGTAGCGGCTGTCGAGTTTTTCCTCTCGTTATGGCTGTGGAAGATGTATGACCCGATGACATCGGGGATGCAGTTTATGGAGAGCGCTCCATTGATTTCAGCGTTTGGTATTAATTATCTTGTCGGGATAGATGGTATATCACTGTTTATCATTATCCTTTCAACGTTTTTCACGATGATTGGTATTGCTTCTTTAACAGAGACTCGTCGTATTAAAGATTTGATTATTACGTTACTCTTTTTAGAGATGACGATGGTCGGTGTTTTCGCTGCACTTGATGCAATCGTATTTTACGTTTTTTGGGAGCTCTCTCTTATTCCGATGTTGTATATCATTGGTGCATGGGGTGGACCGCTTCGTATTTATGCGTCGATCAAATTTTTCCTCTATACGTTTACCGGATCGCTCGTCATGTTGGTCGGTATGTTGTTTATGGCCTATTTTTACTTTCAAGCGACAGGTCAATGGAGTTTCTCTCTTTTAGAGTGGTATCGCCTAATTTTGCCGGCTAATTTTCAAATGTGGCTTTTTGCAGCCTTTTTCTTAGGGTTTGCAATCAAAGTTCCGATGTTCCCGTTCCATACATGGTTGCCATACGCACACGGTCAAGCACCTACTATCGGGTCAGTGATTCTTGCGGCTATCTTGCTTAAAATGGGAACTTATGCGTTTGTCCGTTTCTCATTGCCGTTATTTCCGGATGCATCGGTAGCGTTTATGTTTCCGATTGCCATATTGGCGATTATTATGATCGTCTATACCGCAATGGTAGCATACGCCCAAGAGGATATCAAACAAGTTGTTGCCTACAGTTCTGTATCGCACATGGGGGTTATTATCCTCGGAACTTTCGCCCTTAATGTTGAGGGGATCAGCGGTTCAGTCTTTTTAATGATTGCTCACGGGGTAGTATCGGGAGCACTCTTCTTGCTTGTTGGAGTTATTTATGATCGACGTCATACCAAACTGATGTCGGAGTTTGGCGGTTTGGCATCAGTAATGCCACGCTACGCAACTATTTTTGGAATTATGATGATGGCATCGGTCGGATTGCCGTTAACAATTAACTTTGTCGGAGAGTTTTTGAGTTTGCTCGGTTTTTATAAACAATCACACTCTTATACCCTTGTGGCGGGAACAGCGATTATCGTAGGGGCAATTTATATGCTCTCTGCCTATAAAAAAGCATTTTTTGGACCGGTTACTAAGGAAGAGAATAAAAACCTTAAAGATATAAATCGTACTGAGCTTTACGGTCTTATTCCATTGGTTATCATTGCTATTTGGTTGGGTGTCTATCCAAAACCGGTACTAGAGCCAATTAATAATAGTGTTGAAGCAATCGTACAATTGATGCATGATAAAGCACAAACACCCGAAGCACAAAAACGTATTCCGAATTTAACACAATCGGATAGCATGAATTCTGTACAGGAGGCGCACTAA
- the nuoL gene encoding NADH-quinone oxidoreductase subunit L: MEIYLYIALFAPLVGSLFSALFSASPKTLLTGVVASGLLFVSFVSSAILLGYVMSGHTVHVEMMTWIATGDLYIPFGFVVDQVSVTMMMVVSVVSTVVHVYSIGYMDHDKGFNRFFSWLSAFVFSMMVLVMSDNFLGLFIGWEGVGLCSWGLIGFWYHKETATWAANEAFIMNRIADLAMLIGIFMIYWNLGSLQYDVVFANIVNLPIHIVTWIGIFLFIGAMGKSAQFPLHTWLADAMEGPTPVSALIHAATMVTAGVYLVVRANPIYGLIPEVGMVIASLGAFVAMFAATMALVNRDMKRIIAYSTLSQLGYMFVAAGLGAYWVALFHLMAHAFFKALLFLGAGNVMHAMHDELDPFKMGGLKKPMKWTWILMTLASVALAGIYPLAGFFSKDLILEVAFVEQHYVLYTVLLLTAGLTAFYSFRLVALIFHGDERHLEHGIHPHEAYNFMLFAMAPLAVLAVIAGMVFKTPYYLMVSELLPAMTYHIHNHMTFWIMTIGTQLFVIGAITYAYKKYAKAVKVDKKVESGFFYQLLFNQYYIPKIYDEVFSKPYLRLSKIAWKQFDLKIVDATVDGIANLIYQTGENTHTMQNGNLSSMLRWMVIGLVVLLVLAVAFTAGYNAVTMRAM; encoded by the coding sequence ATGGAAATTTATTTATACATTGCACTGTTTGCTCCGTTGGTGGGTTCACTGTTTTCAGCACTTTTTAGCGCTTCACCTAAAACTCTCCTTACCGGAGTAGTTGCGTCAGGATTGCTTTTTGTTTCGTTCGTAAGCAGTGCTATTTTATTAGGTTATGTAATGTCAGGGCATACGGTTCATGTTGAGATGATGACATGGATTGCAACGGGAGATTTGTATATTCCGTTTGGATTCGTCGTCGATCAAGTGAGTGTGACCATGATGATGGTTGTGAGCGTCGTCTCTACGGTTGTTCACGTTTATTCTATCGGTTATATGGATCATGATAAAGGGTTTAACCGCTTTTTCTCATGGCTTTCAGCGTTCGTATTCTCTATGATGGTACTTGTCATGAGTGACAACTTCTTAGGTCTTTTTATTGGATGGGAAGGAGTTGGTCTCTGTTCATGGGGATTAATTGGTTTCTGGTATCACAAAGAAACAGCAACATGGGCAGCAAACGAAGCGTTTATTATGAACCGCATTGCCGACTTGGCGATGTTGATCGGTATCTTTATGATTTATTGGAATCTCGGTTCATTACAATACGATGTAGTATTTGCTAATATTGTTAATCTCCCTATCCATATCGTAACGTGGATCGGTATCTTCCTCTTTATTGGAGCGATGGGTAAATCGGCACAGTTTCCTCTTCACACATGGCTTGCTGATGCGATGGAAGGGCCTACTCCGGTTTCGGCTCTTATCCACGCAGCGACGATGGTTACTGCCGGAGTTTATCTTGTTGTCCGTGCAAACCCTATTTACGGTTTGATTCCGGAAGTGGGAATGGTTATCGCATCACTTGGTGCATTTGTGGCAATGTTTGCCGCAACCATGGCATTGGTCAACCGTGATATGAAACGTATTATCGCTTACTCTACCCTCTCTCAACTCGGATATATGTTTGTAGCCGCAGGGCTGGGCGCGTATTGGGTAGCACTGTTCCACCTTATGGCGCATGCGTTTTTCAAAGCGTTGTTGTTCCTTGGTGCAGGTAACGTAATGCATGCGATGCACGATGAACTCGATCCGTTTAAAATGGGTGGATTGAAAAAACCGATGAAATGGACATGGATTCTCATGACCCTCGCATCGGTTGCGTTAGCGGGTATCTATCCTTTGGCAGGGTTCTTCTCTAAAGATTTGATTCTAGAGGTAGCATTTGTTGAACAACACTATGTGCTTTATACAGTCTTGTTGCTCACTGCCGGATTGACTGCGTTCTATTCATTCCGTCTTGTTGCGTTGATTTTCCACGGTGATGAGCGACATCTCGAACACGGTATCCATCCGCATGAAGCGTATAACTTTATGCTCTTCGCAATGGCACCGTTAGCTGTTTTAGCCGTTATTGCGGGGATGGTATTTAAAACCCCGTATTATTTGATGGTGAGTGAGCTTTTGCCGGCTATGACCTATCATATCCATAATCATATGACATTTTGGATTATGACTATCGGGACACAACTGTTTGTAATCGGTGCAATCACCTATGCGTATAAAAAATACGCAAAAGCGGTAAAAGTAGATAAAAAAGTAGAGTCCGGTTTTTTCTATCAATTGTTATTTAACCAATACTACATCCCAAAAATTTATGATGAAGTATTTTCAAAACCGTATCTTCGTCTCTCTAAGATTGCATGGAAACAATTTGATTTGAAAATCGTGGATGCAACGGTTGATGGGATTGCAAATCTCATTTACCAAACAGGTGAAAACACACATACCATGCAAAATGGGAATCTCTCTAGTATGCTACGCTGGATGGTTATCGGATTAGTGGTTTTATTGGTACTTGCTGTTGCATTTACTGCGGGTTATAACGCAGTAACTATGCGGGCAATGTAA
- the nuoK gene encoding NADH-quinone oxidoreductase subunit NuoK, with amino-acid sequence MEVTLTHYLVLSTVLFAIGLIGVMRRKNLLMLFFATEILLNAVNVALAAISHYRGDYTGQLFAFFIIAIAASEVAVGLGLLIVWFKRTGKIDLDQMTSMRG; translated from the coding sequence ATGGAAGTAACACTTACCCATTATCTGGTTCTCTCAACCGTTTTATTTGCAATCGGTTTGATTGGGGTTATGCGTCGTAAAAATTTACTGATGCTTTTTTTCGCTACCGAAATTTTACTTAATGCGGTTAATGTCGCATTGGCAGCAATTTCCCATTATCGCGGCGATTATACCGGGCAACTTTTTGCCTTTTTTATTATTGCTATAGCGGCATCAGAAGTTGCGGTTGGTTTGGGTCTATTAATCGTTTGGTTTAAACGTACCGGCAAGATTGATCTTGATCAAATGACATCGATGAGAGGATAA
- a CDS encoding NADH-quinone oxidoreductase subunit J, with amino-acid sequence MFETIAFYLFAALTIVMFTITVMTSQALYALTSMAAGMIFISAFFFILGADFLGAIQIIVYTGAVMALYAFGMMFFDTTRNVVEKRTNPRFVIVLGALAAVLVVFIVLAPIVTGNLQAAYPITPALSNPQAVGMVLFTKYLVPFELAAVMLLVAMVAGIVLAGKKMDTSLTLMAEDEIEMMVASSTEEIAIEEAH; translated from the coding sequence ATGTTTGAAACAATCGCTTTTTATCTGTTTGCAGCGCTTACCATCGTGATGTTTACTATCACGGTGATGACGTCGCAAGCACTGTATGCCCTCACCTCTATGGCGGCGGGTATGATTTTTATTTCGGCTTTCTTCTTTATTTTGGGTGCTGATTTTTTGGGTGCGATACAAATCATCGTCTATACCGGTGCAGTTATGGCACTGTATGCATTTGGGATGATGTTCTTTGATACTACCCGAAATGTTGTTGAAAAAAGAACCAATCCACGTTTTGTTATCGTTCTTGGCGCTTTGGCAGCAGTATTGGTGGTCTTTATCGTCCTTGCACCGATTGTTACGGGCAATCTTCAAGCGGCGTATCCTATCACTCCTGCTTTAAGTAATCCACAAGCGGTAGGGATGGTTTTGTTTACAAAATATCTTGTTCCGTTTGAGTTAGCCGCTGTGATGCTCTTGGTAGCTATGGTTGCCGGTATCGTATTAGCAGGTAAAAAAATGGATACTTCATTAACCCTTATGGCGGAAGATGAGATTGAGATGATGGTTGCATCATCAACAGAAGAAATAGCAATAGAGGAGGCACACTGA
- the nuoI gene encoding NADH-quinone oxidoreductase subunit NuoI: MHIEPLNDRNITESSVYYYVDIEEYPTTGWDKFKQVVKRSLKGELFVGLWVVMREMIKFDIHTVQYPKEKLPIGPRYRAVHKLLRLWESGYERCIGCGLCEKICISDCIRMETRIDENSRKEVSEYSINLGRCIFCGYCAEVCPELAIVHGQRYENGSEQRAHFVIKDDMLTPLDWLTSGQQEEYPGFGAINPNEGVKSTPLAY; this comes from the coding sequence ATGCATATAGAACCATTAAATGATCGTAATATAACTGAGTCGTCAGTCTACTATTACGTCGATATTGAAGAGTATCCAACCACAGGATGGGATAAATTCAAGCAAGTAGTTAAACGTTCACTCAAAGGTGAATTGTTTGTCGGTCTTTGGGTCGTAATGCGTGAGATGATTAAATTTGATATTCACACTGTCCAATACCCAAAAGAGAAACTCCCTATCGGCCCACGTTATCGTGCAGTTCACAAACTGTTGCGTTTATGGGAATCAGGGTATGAGCGTTGTATCGGATGCGGATTGTGTGAAAAAATCTGTATCTCCGATTGTATCCGTATGGAGACACGTATCGATGAGAACAGCCGTAAAGAGGTTAGTGAATACAGTATCAATCTTGGTCGTTGTATTTTCTGCGGATACTGTGCCGAAGTGTGCCCTGAACTGGCGATTGTACATGGACAACGTTATGAAAACGGTTCCGAACAACGTGCCCACTTTGTTATTAAAGACGATATGCTCACACCGCTTGATTGGTTAACCTCAGGTCAGCAAGAAGAGTATCCGGGCTTTGGTGCTATTAACCCGAATGAGGGCGTTAAATCAACGCCTTTAGCGTATTAA